A window of Acinetobacter sp. TR3 contains these coding sequences:
- the gorA gene encoding glutathione-disulfide reductase, whose amino-acid sequence MTKHYDYIAIGGGSGGIASVNRAAMYGKKCALIEKAEIGGTCVNVGCVPKKVMWYAAHIAESIQKYGPDYGFNSKVESFDWQTLVKNRQAYIERIHLSYQNSLSNNKIDLIHGAAHFIDKNTIEVNGEKFTADHILIATGTQPLLPNIDGVEYGIDSNGFFELTALPKTTAVIGSGYIAVELAGVLNALGSQVGLFIRKDLPVRRFDSFLSETLVEVMQTDGITIHTQAVPKEITKNTDGSVILHLENGESHTVDCLIWATGREPNTASLNLEKANIQLDDRGYIKVDKFQNTSQQGIYAVGDITGKMELTPVAVVAGRKLSERLFNHKPDEHLDYDNIPTVVFSHPPIGTVGITEQEAIEKYGQQAVKVYNSSFTAMYSAITQHRQPTKMKLVCVGENEKIVGIHGIGFGMDEILQGFAVALKMGATKKDFDNTVAIHPTSAEEFVTMR is encoded by the coding sequence ATGACAAAACATTATGATTATATTGCAATTGGTGGTGGTAGTGGTGGAATTGCATCAGTTAACCGTGCTGCAATGTATGGAAAAAAATGTGCTCTCATTGAGAAAGCTGAAATAGGTGGCACCTGTGTCAATGTCGGCTGTGTGCCTAAAAAAGTCATGTGGTATGCAGCACATATTGCTGAATCAATTCAAAAATATGGACCTGATTATGGCTTTAACAGTAAAGTTGAATCTTTCGATTGGCAAACACTGGTCAAAAATCGTCAAGCTTATATAGAACGAATTCATCTATCTTATCAAAATAGCCTAAGTAATAATAAGATTGATCTTATTCATGGTGCGGCTCATTTTATTGATAAAAATACTATCGAAGTCAACGGTGAGAAATTCACAGCAGACCATATCTTGATTGCAACAGGGACACAGCCATTATTACCTAATATTGATGGTGTTGAATATGGCATTGATTCGAATGGTTTCTTTGAACTAACGGCTTTACCTAAAACTACTGCCGTGATTGGTTCTGGTTATATTGCAGTTGAGTTGGCAGGGGTACTCAATGCTTTAGGTTCACAAGTTGGATTATTTATTCGTAAAGATTTACCTGTTCGACGTTTTGATTCTTTCTTGAGTGAAACTTTGGTTGAAGTGATGCAAACAGATGGAATTACTATACATACACAAGCTGTTCCTAAAGAAATCACCAAGAATACCGATGGCTCTGTCATATTACATTTAGAAAATGGCGAAAGTCATACGGTCGATTGCTTGATTTGGGCAACGGGTAGAGAGCCAAATACGGCGAGCTTGAATTTAGAAAAAGCCAATATACAGCTCGATGATCGAGGTTACATCAAAGTCGATAAGTTCCAAAATACCTCTCAACAAGGTATCTATGCGGTAGGAGATATTACAGGGAAAATGGAGCTTACACCTGTCGCAGTTGTAGCGGGTCGTAAATTGTCTGAGCGATTATTCAATCATAAGCCAGATGAGCATTTAGATTACGATAATATACCAACGGTTGTTTTCAGCCATCCGCCGATTGGAACAGTAGGGATAACTGAGCAAGAAGCGATTGAGAAATATGGTCAGCAAGCTGTGAAAGTTTATAATTCATCATTTACTGCGATGTATAGCGCCATTACGCAACATCGTCAGCCGACCAAAATGAAGCTAGTCTGTGTGGGTGAAAATGAAAAAATTGTCGGTATCCACGGTATCGGTTTTGGCATGGATGAGATTCTGCAAGGTTTTGCGGTTGCTTTAAAAATGGGAGCGACGAAAAAAGACTTTGATAATACTGTTGCAATTCATCCTACTTCAGCAGAAGAGTTTGTGACGATGCGATAG